The following is a genomic window from Sphingorhabdus sp. Alg231-15.
ATATGCTCGAAGATGACACTGTCGCTGTCCATATGTGGCATAGCCGTCTCGTAGGACTGTTTGACAAACCGCCGTCTCCGGGTTCCTATATCGATCTCGCATGCAAAAAACATGCGATTGACACTTCTTACTAAACAGTAGCTTCGATTACCGGTTGAGCGCGCGTTTTACTTTGCGTGCCGAAGCAACAACACTGCGGACAACTGGAATTTTGTCGAAGAACCGTAACTCCGCAATGTCCGTTCGCGATGGCCTTTGGTTACCCAAGGCCGGTTCTGCAAACAAAGTCTCAACATGGGGAAATGCACGCCGATACCAAATATATGCACCATCAATCGGCGGATGGATCCCTTCATAGCTGAGATTTTTGAGATAATCAGCCAGATGTGCTGCGGTTTCAGCGGAAAAGCCCATCATATGAGCCCCAATGATATCACTGTTGAGAAGATCGGACGGATCGGAAGCTTCATAGCCACCATAGAATATCGACCATTGCTCTGGCGGTAAGTAGGATTTGGCCTCGGCAATAAAGTCGCAATCATCTTCCAATATCAGAACGCGGTGATTGTTAGTCGCCGCTTCATCAAGAATTGCCAGATGGCTCTGAAAAACACCGCGTGCACCGGGTGAGCTAAAGGTCCCAGGATCATCAAACTGAAACGCCTTGAAAAATGCGACACGTGGATCATCCAATAGGCCTATGCGTGCCAGTTCGCTTTCCATTTCCGCGCGCCGATCGGTGCGGTATGGCAAATTGATGATCCTGATACTGTCAAATTGATCAAATATCACACTGGCTCTCCTTGCCCATCTGCGCTGACTTCAGATCGACGATGCCCCGCTATCGCATCAGAAAAGAGCTCCGGTAAAGGAGATACCGCAATTTCTATATCAAAATAGCGTTTTATCGTTTTTTTGGCCTCCAAAACCATCGCTTTGGTTCTGGTTTCTTGGGTCAAGCTATCAGCCAATGCCTTTTCCAACCCATTCCAATCCGCAGGATGGAAGAGTAAGCCGTTCACACCATCCTCTACCAATTCCGGCACACCGGCAATCCTGCTAGCCACAACGGGAACACCTTGAGCCATTGCTTCCATCAACACAACCGGTAACCCCTCCATGAAACTCGGCAAAACCAACACATCGGCCCGAGCGATAGCAGCAAGAGTTTCGGCTTCGGACTTGCGACCGAGGAAATTGACAAAGGGATCCACACCCAGTTTCTTGCATTCTGCCTCAATCAAGGATTGCTCTGGCCCGTCGCCGACCAACGACAGCTCAATATTCTGGCCTTTGTTCCGCAGACCTGCAAAAGCCTTTAACAGTCCGGGGAGGCCCTTCTCGCTGGAAAGGCGCGCGACACAGATAATCTGCTTCGGTTCATCTTTTGTAGTTCCTCCACGCAGCGGCTCTGTCTCCGGCGGCAGTTCATCCAAGGCAATACCGCAGCGCACAGTGTGAAATTTATCCCACTGAGAGGGCCCACAAATCCGCATAGCCTGTGCACGTCCGAACCAGGACACGCAGGCGACAAACTTAGCGGCAGCGACTTTTTCAGCAAGCAATAGGCCCGCCGGATAGTCCGTTTCCGAAATGCCGTGGAGAGTCAGGCTCCATGGTATCCGGTTAAAACTCGCAGCCAACATTCCGACATTGGCCGCTGAATTGGCAAAATGATTGTGAAGATGCGCAATCCGGTCCTTTTTGAGTTGCGCCGCTAGTGTAATGCTCTCAGCAAAATGGAAAAGTGACCATAATAGCGCTTTTGCGCCAGGAACCCTGTGACGCAATGCTTTGCCCAGGGTTTTCATATAACGGACGGGACTGCGAAGTAGGGCCCCAATATGGGCTGTTAAATAGGTGCCAACGCCCTGCCCCAGCACATAAAATGTTTCACTCTGTGCTTCGACATCTGGAGGGCTGTCCAGCCCCGAAACCGGTTTTCGGATGCTGTAAGATAATATATCCAGACCATCTTTACGAAGTTGCACAATCTCGCGCCGAATAAATGTGTGTGTTGGAGCTGGATATTCGCTGGTGAGATAAGCGATCGGTTCTTCGGTACCGGCAGTTTTAGCTATTGCTTCTTCCTGTTTTTCTAGCGCGTTCATTTATAAAATATCGTCCCACCCTGTTGCCCTTTGAGAATGCGGGCAATGAATCGACTTATACCTAATGTTTCTCCGAATTTTCCAACCATGTTCAGTACGGCCAGTTTCCAGGAAAATAACTCATCGCCCCCTGTTCGGATTGCCATTCGGGCAATCTGTCCCGCATAGAGCAAGGGTAAAAACAACAGTATATAGGGGCTGAAGAGAGCCCCGATGACCAGCATTGCTGGCAAGAGGACCGCCCAGAAAAGTGCGCGGATGACCTCGCGTCGATAGAGCGGGCCTATGGTTTTGGTCCGCGCTTTATTGGTAGTCCAATAGACTTGTGCATAACCAAATCCGCTGCGCACCGCACGTAACCACCATTGCCGGAAGTGAAGCATTGCGGCGTCATGGATCGTCATGGGTTCATTTATTCGCCAGATACGAAAGTTCTTCTCTCGCAGGCGGCTGCAAAGCTCTGGTTCTTCTCCAGCGATCAACCCGTCATCATATCCGTCAACAGCGACAAAGGCGGACACACGCATCAGGGCATCACCTCCGCAAGCCTCACTTTCGCCCACCGATGTATTCCATTCCCGGTCGCATAGCTTATTGTAGAATGAGGCTTCAGGAAAACGCTCCCGACGACGACCGCAAACAACGGCCGCATCAGGATGCTGATCCAGAAAAATTATGGAAGCTTCAATCCACCCTGCTTCCACTTCGCAATCCCCGTCGATAAACTGAACATAGTCCATATCTGGCGCAATTGCCTGAAGCCGTGCAAAGCCCTCATTCCGGGCCCGCGCCGCTGTAAATGGCTTTGTCAGGTCGAGATCAAGCACTGTGGCACCCCGGGATGCGGCCGCAGCAGGGCTTCCGTCCGTTGATGCGGAATCAACATATACGATTGGCAATCCGTATGGTGTCAGCGATTCAAGACATCTTATCAGGCGCTCGCCTTCATTGCGTCCAATAGCGACAACCCCGACACGGCCGTTAAAAAGAGATGGCTTTGCGTCACCCATTGACGATACTCCCATATGCCATCCAGGCATCAAAATCCGCGACAATGCCCAATTGTGTAAAAATCAGACGCCAGACAATAACGAGTAGCACAAACAGGCCAAGCAGTGCGATATCCTGCTTAAGAAACGAAAGTCCCTCTTTCCACTGTGAAACCGCTAGGGATAGATAACGGAACAGGTCCGCTACTGCTATGACACATAAAGCAGCGGCGAAGCCGGAATAGATAAGCGCCAGCGGAACACCTGTGACCAACCACAGTAATTTACCGAAATTCGCCTGTGCGCTATGCACAGACTTTCCAATTCCGAGCATGAATGCTTCACCCATGGTCGATAGAATCGAAAACCACGCGCCAGCCATCAAGATGGGCAACATGAAGGCAGCAGCAATATAACGATCATCATAGAGCAACAAAATTATAAGATCAGAGAGTGCTACAACCAATGACAACCCGCACGCCGCCGCAGTCAGCGCTTTAAGGCGTAGTCCAGCAATGGCAGGGCGCAGCTCGGAGCGATCCTTTGCAAAAGCCGCTACCTTGGGAAATATCAGCATATTACCGACGCGCTGGACCAAGGCGCCTATCATATCAGAAAATGTCCTAGCTATGCCGTAGATACCAAGGATCGCAAACGGCACTTCCTTTGCAAAGTATAGGCGGTCAAAATTCATCGCCAGAAAAAACACTATGGAAGATGCAAACACCCATTTGCCGAATGATATGATCGCTTTGATATGATCGCGGTTTATAGTGATCCGGTGCATCCGGAAGTCGATCAGAAAAAAGCTGGTTGTCGTCGAAATACCGGTCGCAATGATCAAGCCGGCAACCAGAGCCCATATCGTTGGTGAATAGAGCGCGAGCGCAATATGCACGATGGCCGATGCCGCTGCCATGCTCATATCAAATATCGCGATGGTCTTGACGGCTTGCCGCTTCTGCAAAACATAGCGGGACGGTGACTGGAAACCTGTCAATAAAAACACGGCGGCGATAATCGGAACGATTTCGCTCAATTCGCTGCTGTCATAGAACTGCGCCAGTGGATTGGCTACCAAGAGTGCCAGAGCAAACAACAGCAATCCACGGATAATCTGGATTGTCCACGCTGTGTTGAAAAAGTCTGGTTCAGCGCCATTGCGGTTACTGACAATATTCTGACCAATACCGATATCGGACAACAGTTCAACGCCGGTACGAAAAGTGTTGACGATCACCATGATACCAAAAAGCTGCGGCGCGAGCAGACGTGCGAGAACGACATTGGTAAAAAGTCGCAATGCTTGCGCTGCTCCATAGGAACCAGTGACCCAGCCAATCTGGGATATCATTTGGCGAGAAATCAGTGTCATTCGTAAGTTCTTGCCCAATCCCCCATAGTGACTGATGCCCTACCGCAAGTTGAGAGGCTGTACATCACAAAAAAGTACACATTCCTTCGAACCAGAACCAGTCCCCATCACACAAAAGAAAACCCGCCAGCTTTCGCCAGCGGGTCTATCTCTTAAAAACTGCTCTCTATTTAAGCGAGAGCAGGTTTCGCCGTCACTGACTTGCGACGGCGACGTAGCGCTCCACCGACAAGACCGAAACCGAGGATCATCATGCCCCAAGTTGCTGGTTCAGGAACAGCAGCCACCTGGATGTTGTTGGTATTGAATGCAAAGTCTGGGTTTGCAAGAACATCAAAGTTCACATTCCAGCCCGTTGCATCAAATGCCGCAAGGTCCAGACCGGTAATGATGCTGTTGGTTCCGCGTGAAAGCGTTGGATCCAAAATTCCGCGCTGAACTTCGCCTGCAGCCACATCTCTCCAGTGACTGGCTTGACGGCCGTCACCCAGGAATGAACCAGTTGAGAAAAATGCGTCACCGAACAGGTTCGTCGCACCACCATCGATCGAGAAATAAGGTGCTTCGCCGTCTACTCCACCAACGGCCCAGTCCAGAACACCGAGTTGATCACTCAACTCACTGTAGCGGAATAGGTCGAGCGGCGTTGCGATACGGAATGGATTCAGGTCCAGATCAGCAAATGTTCCGTCACCAAATGGAATATCAGGATTGCCGCCTACGAAATCGTACGTGTCCACACCAGATGTAAAACCAAGTGCGTGGCCGATTTCATGGATTGCAATACCGACAAAGTCGAATGCGCCTGCCGTGATGCCATCGGTCGGATCAAAGTCAAAAGCAAACTCGTTACTGAAGGTAATGGTTGCATCTGACGAGCCATCATCGCCCAAGAGGCCGACTGCCTTCAGGGTGGCGGTATTAGCGTCGAGAACAGCGTTATTCGCGCTGCCATCTGCATCCAGTGTCCGAACAAGCGGTGTCGCGACGCCGCCACCGCCATCATTAGGTGCCGAAATCAAAGCATTGACGCCTAGAATGTCTGTACCGTCATCATTGTCGAATTGTGACGCTACTAGGCTTGGAAATACGGCCTGGCTGTCAAGATTGGTGGTACCTGTTGCACGAAGCGCATCAAGGAACGGTTGCACCAGTACGCCTGCGCTCGAGCTACCAGCTTGCGCCAATACGTTGGGAGCCAATGCTTGGAAACCGACGTCAATGCGTACAGTCGCATCATTTGTGAAGACACTTTCCCAAAATCTTGCAGCAGCTTGGAAACCTGCAAACGCTTTCGTGTCATTTGAAACACCACCGGTGTCGTTCAACACAATTGTAAGTGCACTGGCCGGTGCAGTTGAGAGTGGCAATGCAAACAGCGCAGCGCCAGCAAGTAATAACTTGGCTTTATTCACGAATCTTCCCCTTTTAAGTCCCACCAGAATAGGCGTTAACAAAGAGTTAATCCTGTTTTGGGGGTGCAAGTCAATCGTATTTTCGCTCGCTTCCAAAAAAGATATTAAACTGTCGGAATTTATTACAACCTTGCATTGGCTCATCTGTGTTTAGCGCGGATTTTAGCCACTTACCTCAATTATAACAGCCAGTTATAGGCAATATGGACCCACACCGATGGACTGCTGTCCCAACTTGGGACACCGACAATCGATGCACAATATTGTGTTGATAGATTAACATATAATGAGAGTTAAGTTGTTACAAACGATACCATTTTTAATTTACATGTATGTAAATTTTGATGCTGCAATTGCTTTATCAAATTGCAAACCTTTAACCAACAAACTCCACAACATCACTAAAAGGGCAATGGATTTTTTCTCAAAACCCTCTATTTGCAAGGCGAAGTTGGGCGCTATGAACAATGCATGGGCGAAGTTGGGAAAAATAGATCATGAGATTCGTTGCATTGGCCGTGATCATTCTGGCAATTCCGGTGTTTATGTCGCTGCTGCGACAGAACGCACAATATCGTCGGTATCTTTGTTTCGCAGTTGGCTTTCTTCCGTTTGTAATAGCAGCATGGAATCTCGATGCCTCGATTATCAGTTGGGCTACCTGGCCTGGCCAGACCAAAGGCGTCATTATATCATTGCTTGATGCACTTGCATTGGCGATCATAATCAACAGCAGACGGTCTCCCCTATTCTATCCATTTGTCGGGATAATCGCCGCATATATATTTGCTGCATTTGTTTCGGTTGCCTTCTCCAATAGTCCACAGTCTTCCTTCTTTTATGTCTGGCAGCTGGGCACGATGCTGCTTGTGTTCCTTGCTTCAGCTAATATTTGTATGAATGAGGGCGGACGAAAGTTAATTATTGCGGGCCTTGTCTGCGGTATCACTTTGCAGGCTGGCTTCGCCGTCAGTCAGAAATTTTCAGGCGTCTTGCAAGCGAGCGGGACATTGGGGCATCAAAACCTTCTGGGAATGGTTACGCATTTTGTGCTTTACCCATCGCTGGCCATGCTTCTTTCAACACAAAAGGCTCGCTTACCATTATTGGGCGTCATAGCGGGCCTGATTGTGGTTGCATTTGGCGCTTCGCGAGCAACCATTGGCCTGGCAGGCGCCGGCGTGGTCCTGTTGATCTTTCTTTCGATGATCCGAAAACCATCTGCAAAGAAAACCAAAGTTGCGGTTTTGGGAATGGTCGCTCTGGCAATAGCCGCACCTTTGGCGATCAACTCGCTTGAACAGCGATTTGCCGCTAAGCCAATCGGAGGCAGCAACGAGGAGCGGGAAGCTTTTGAACGTGCCGCAAGAATGATGTTGGCGGACCATCCCATGGGTGTCGGTGCAAACCAGTATGTCATCGTGGCCAATAGCGGCGGGTATTCGGAACGGGCCGGTGTTATCTGGAACTATGGAAGTCGGGCTGCCAAAGTCCATAATGTGTATCTGCTGGTTGCCGCAGAAACGGGATATCTGGGGCTATTTTGTTTCCTTATCTTCCTGTTTGTTCCCTTGATAGCCGCATTTCGATTTGCCTGGACCAATCGCGGCGATCCACGAGGAGATTTGGCTCTCGGAATCGGCGTCACGCTCCTTATTGTATCGTTGCATTGCCTCTACGAATGGATTTTGGTCACTTCTGTTGTCCAATATATGCTGGGCATTTCCATGGGTATGCTGGCCGGACTGATGATGCAGCGCAAAACCGAAAAGCGTGCCAAAATTCTTGCCCAGCAAGATGCCATATTAGACAACTTGCCGGATGAGCCTGTGGTTCTGGCTAAATCCGGGTGAACTTCAGCTATTCGCGCAACAGCGTTTCGAAAATATCCTGCATGCGCATCGAGCCATAGGCGCTCACATGATCTGCGTCGCTATAAAGCAACCTTTCTCCGTCTGATAACGGACATAGGCCATCCCAACAGTAAAGCTTATCAAAGCCAATGATTTTAGCGCCAAATTTCGTTTCCATTCTGTCAAACACAGCATTGGCATAAGCCTGCTTTCGGCGGTGGCTTACTGTCGTCACCGAATATTGTTTCACCGCATTCCGCAATGTTTCCCTGTTTGAAAAACGTATCAGGCTGTCCGGATCAACCGATTGTTCGGGAACTTGCCGGGCCAGGACAATATTTACACCAATGGCGCGATAGGCCGCGATGGTGCGTTGTAAACCTCTTTCAAACGCGGCACGGGAGTTATCAAGCGTTGCGTCACTATCCGGTTTTGAACTGAGATAAAAACTGACCTTTGGAACCCCATTGACGGTATCGTGAACGTATAGAGACCAGCGCGCCACCAGGATAACTGTCGGGATATTGTTGGCCTTGATATATTCAAACTGCCTCTGCGCCAGATCACGACAAGCGCCAAGCTCGACGAAGCCGATCTGAACATAAGTATCCAGCAAAGGGGGGCATCCTGCATGACCGAAATGCACAAAACTCACTTCGGCCTTTTCAGCTGCTTTAGCAATCGGCGGCAAAATGGCGGCTGACTGACTATCCCCGATAACAGCAACTTTTGCAGACAGGTTTTTTGTTCCTAGGATGCACGGCTTGAGAGTAGCAATATCCCCGTCATAGTCTTTCTCGCAGCCCTGCCTAATGCTATTGGATTTCCCGGATTCCAGAAGTTGTTTCTGAAAGGCATTGGTCCGGTTGGCTTGATAATAGGCCTTGAACCCCTGCGTAATATGGGCGCTATAACCCAGTCCAATAATGAGTGAACCGACCAGGGCCGACCCGATGAATATCTGTTTGCGGGTGAATCGTCCTTTGTTACGGAAGGGCTTTTCAATAAAGCGCCAACTCAGATAAGCTAGGCCAAAGGTAAGGCCGAACAGGCCGGCAATCCACGAGATCGGGAGTTCGGTCAGGCTATTGTAACGCGCGAAGGCAAATAGAGGCTGATGCCAAAGATAGGCACTATAGCTGATCAGCCCAATCCCGACCAAAAGGCGGTTGCTCATCGCATAGCTTACCCAGGTCCCGGGATGAGCGAACAATATGATCAGCGCCGTTCCCACTGTCGGGACAAGAGCGTAAAAACCGGGAAACGGTGTCTTCTCGTCAAAAGCGAAGATCGCATAAAATATAAGGATCAACCCGAATATGCTAAGAAATTGGGCGGCCGGGAGCAGCCTTTCGGGATCCGGCCTGCCGTTGAGATAGAGCGCAGCTAGTGCACCAATCAGAATCTCCCAACCCCGCGCAGGCAAAAGGTAAAAAGCTCCTGTTGGTTCATTATGGGCACCCCATTGACCGATAGCTAAGCTAACTACAAACAAGATTGACAAGGCGACCAGAACCGCGCGGATCCCCTTAGGCGATATGATCATCAGGAACAGCGGGAAGAGAATATAATATTGCTCCTCCACCCCAAGACTCCAGGTATGCAACATCGGCTTCAGCTCAGCGGCGACATCCCAATAGGATGTCGTCAGGTAGAGTAATATATTGTTGGAAAACAAAGTAGTTGCGATGATGGATTGACCGAAATTCTCAAGCTTATCGGGCAACATCCACGCCCAGGCAAACGGGATACAGACCAGCATCACGAAGAACAGAGCGGGCAAAATCCGACGCGCGCGCCGTTCGTAAAAGCCGAGCAAGCTAAACCGCTCCTCCTCCATCTCGGACAGCAGAATACCGGTTATCAAATAGCCACTGATGACAAAGAATATATCAACACCGACAAATCCGCCCCCGAATGCGGGGAAACCAGCGTGAAACAATATGACGGGTGCTACTGCCAGTGCCCGCAAGCCATCAATCTCTGGCCGATAGCGCAATGACAAATTTATTCCCCGATCAACGATTATACGGCCGAATTCATTTTCAGTCCGAATATCATTCTTCGTTTGATCGATATAATGGCGATTATCAAGCGCCGATCCGCGATTGCATCACGTCAAACTGCACACCAAATAGCAACAGGCCTATTGTTCTTTTACCGGCCTCGTGTTGGAATTCATATAACCGGAATAAGCATCTGTGAAAGAAAACAAGACGCCATCTGCTTCTTCTGTAGCATAATCTGTCGCTTCCTGTTCGGTGCTCCCAAATTCCAGTTCATCCTTTTTCATGGCCGTGATCATAGCGCTGCGCTCGTCTGCGCACGCTTCTTTTGAAGCCTTCTTGAATGCGCCTCGCGCCGTTTTTTGGTCCAAATGCGTGATCGTGAAATCAGTCAGGCAATTGGAATAGCTCACCCTGCTTGTTTCCGCATCAGCCAAACCGGCAGTTGCGGTACTTAAGAGGGCAACACTCAATAATGCAAACATAAGATCCTCCTAATAACTAGCGGGCAACATATCATGTTTCTTTGTCTACGTGGAAAGAAAAGTACAACAGAATGTAACAAGCATTCGGAGCACGCGAATGCGGGCTTTACAAGAAATATTATCCTATATTATAGGACCTTGAGTCTATGTTCTGACATCTGATTGTAAAACATTTGGCACCGATCAACAACTTTTTGCTGTGCCTGTGTCAACATTGGTCTGCCATCCTTGGACTCGCCAAATGTCGTTGTTTCGACCACTCGATTATACCAGTGAGAAGCCCATATTCCATCAGTTTTGCGTCCCCCTGCCTCCCAGGACAACATCGCAGGATCCCAATCTATCTCCAGCGCCGCGCAAAGAGCCTTCAGATGACGTTCCGGATCCTGCACTATATCGGCGCTATCCAGTATTATCGGTGCTTTGCCGGTAATTTGCGCAGCATGGTCTATAAAGGTCAATTGCCTTTCATATCCCAAATCATCGGGGGTAACCTCGACATGTTTGGCGGCGTAGCTGGCGACGACATGATCTGGATCGCGGATCAAGAATGCGTGCCGGTGGTCGGGGAAATCAGTAATGGAAACGCCATCCACCATATGATGCGGCATATGCTTCTGGTACCAGATGGCCTTGCCATCCGGCACCGGCCCGCGCATGGAATCTGCCACTGAATTCCAGTCAATATCCATC
Proteins encoded in this region:
- a CDS encoding glycosyltransferase; the protein is MGDAKPSLFNGRVGVVAIGRNEGERLIRCLESLTPYGLPIVYVDSASTDGSPAAAASRGATVLDLDLTKPFTAARARNEGFARLQAIAPDMDYVQFIDGDCEVEAGWIEASIIFLDQHPDAAVVCGRRRERFPEASFYNKLCDREWNTSVGESEACGGDALMRVSAFVAVDGYDDGLIAGEEPELCSRLREKNFRIWRINEPMTIHDAAMLHFRQWWLRAVRSGFGYAQVYWTTNKARTKTIGPLYRREVIRALFWAVLLPAMLVIGALFSPYILLFLPLLYAGQIARMAIRTGGDELFSWKLAVLNMVGKFGETLGISRFIARILKGQQGGTIFYK
- a CDS encoding sulfotransferase, with amino-acid sequence MTSEPVRIAMWSGPRNISTAMMRSFGSRSDCAVTDEPFYGAFLHKTGFRQPLADQIIAAMDIDWNSVADSMRGPVPDGKAIWYQKHMPHHMVDGVSITDFPDHRHAFLIRDPDHVVASYAAKHVEVTPDDLGYERQLTFIDHAAQITGKAPIILDSADIVQDPERHLKALCAALEIDWDPAMLSWEAGGRKTDGIWASHWYNRVVETTTFGESKDGRPMLTQAQQKVVDRCQMFYNQMSEHRLKVL
- a CDS encoding acyltransferase family protein, which produces MSLRYRPEIDGLRALAVAPVILFHAGFPAFGGGFVGVDIFFVISGYLITGILLSEMEEERFSLLGFYERRARRILPALFFVMLVCIPFAWAWMLPDKLENFGQSIIATTLFSNNILLYLTTSYWDVAAELKPMLHTWSLGVEEQYYILFPLFLMIISPKGIRAVLVALSILFVVSLAIGQWGAHNEPTGAFYLLPARGWEILIGALAALYLNGRPDPERLLPAAQFLSIFGLILIFYAIFAFDEKTPFPGFYALVPTVGTALIILFAHPGTWVSYAMSNRLLVGIGLISYSAYLWHQPLFAFARYNSLTELPISWIAGLFGLTFGLAYLSWRFIEKPFRNKGRFTRKQIFIGSALVGSLIIGLGYSAHITQGFKAYYQANRTNAFQKQLLESGKSNSIRQGCEKDYDGDIATLKPCILGTKNLSAKVAVIGDSQSAAILPPIAKAAEKAEVSFVHFGHAGCPPLLDTYVQIGFVELGACRDLAQRQFEYIKANNIPTVILVARWSLYVHDTVNGVPKVSFYLSSKPDSDATLDNSRAAFERGLQRTIAAYRAIGVNIVLARQVPEQSVDPDSLIRFSNRETLRNAVKQYSVTTVSHRRKQAYANAVFDRMETKFGAKIIGFDKLYCWDGLCPLSDGERLLYSDADHVSAYGSMRMQDIFETLLRE
- a CDS encoding NF038122 family metalloprotease; the protein is MSQCKVVINSDSLISFLEASENTIDLHPQNRINSLLTPILVGLKRGRFVNKAKLLLAGAALFALPLSTAPASALTIVLNDTGGVSNDTKAFAGFQAAARFWESVFTNDATVRIDVGFQALAPNVLAQAGSSSAGVLVQPFLDALRATGTTNLDSQAVFPSLVASQFDNDDGTDILGVNALISAPNDGGGGVATPLVRTLDADGSANNAVLDANTATLKAVGLLGDDGSSDATITFSNEFAFDFDPTDGITAGAFDFVGIAIHEIGHALGFTSGVDTYDFVGGNPDIPFGDGTFADLDLNPFRIATPLDLFRYSELSDQLGVLDWAVGGVDGEAPYFSIDGGATNLFGDAFFSTGSFLGDGRQASHWRDVAAGEVQRGILDPTLSRGTNSIITGLDLAAFDATGWNVNFDVLANPDFAFNTNNIQVAAVPEPATWGMMILGFGLVGGALRRRRKSVTAKPALA
- a CDS encoding O-antigen ligase family protein, yielding MRFVALAVIILAIPVFMSLLRQNAQYRRYLCFAVGFLPFVIAAWNLDASIISWATWPGQTKGVIISLLDALALAIIINSRRSPLFYPFVGIIAAYIFAAFVSVAFSNSPQSSFFYVWQLGTMLLVFLASANICMNEGGRKLIIAGLVCGITLQAGFAVSQKFSGVLQASGTLGHQNLLGMVTHFVLYPSLAMLLSTQKARLPLLGVIAGLIVVAFGASRATIGLAGAGVVLLIFLSMIRKPSAKKTKVAVLGMVALAIAAPLAINSLEQRFAAKPIGGSNEEREAFERAARMMLADHPMGVGANQYVIVANSGGYSERAGVIWNYGSRAAKVHNVYLLVAAETGYLGLFCFLIFLFVPLIAAFRFAWTNRGDPRGDLALGIGVTLLIVSLHCLYEWILVTSVVQYMLGISMGMLAGLMMQRKTEKRAKILAQQDAILDNLPDEPVVLAKSG
- a CDS encoding oligosaccharide flippase family protein, which gives rise to MTLISRQMISQIGWVTGSYGAAQALRLFTNVVLARLLAPQLFGIMVIVNTFRTGVELLSDIGIGQNIVSNRNGAEPDFFNTAWTIQIIRGLLLFALALLVANPLAQFYDSSELSEIVPIIAAVFLLTGFQSPSRYVLQKRQAVKTIAIFDMSMAAASAIVHIALALYSPTIWALVAGLIIATGISTTTSFFLIDFRMHRITINRDHIKAIISFGKWVFASSIVFFLAMNFDRLYFAKEVPFAILGIYGIARTFSDMIGALVQRVGNMLIFPKVAAFAKDRSELRPAIAGLRLKALTAAACGLSLVVALSDLIILLLYDDRYIAAAFMLPILMAGAWFSILSTMGEAFMLGIGKSVHSAQANFGKLLWLVTGVPLALIYSGFAAALCVIAVADLFRYLSLAVSQWKEGLSFLKQDIALLGLFVLLVIVWRLIFTQLGIVADFDAWMAYGSIVNG
- a CDS encoding glycosyltransferase, producing the protein MNALEKQEEAIAKTAGTEEPIAYLTSEYPAPTHTFIRREIVQLRKDGLDILSYSIRKPVSGLDSPPDVEAQSETFYVLGQGVGTYLTAHIGALLRSPVRYMKTLGKALRHRVPGAKALLWSLFHFAESITLAAQLKKDRIAHLHNHFANSAANVGMLAASFNRIPWSLTLHGISETDYPAGLLLAEKVAAAKFVACVSWFGRAQAMRICGPSQWDKFHTVRCGIALDELPPETEPLRGGTTKDEPKQIICVARLSSEKGLPGLLKAFAGLRNKGQNIELSLVGDGPEQSLIEAECKKLGVDPFVNFLGRKSEAETLAAIARADVLVLPSFMEGLPVVLMEAMAQGVPVVASRIAGVPELVEDGVNGLLFHPADWNGLEKALADSLTQETRTKAMVLEAKKTIKRYFDIEIAVSPLPELFSDAIAGHRRSEVSADGQGEPV